In Sorex araneus isolate mSorAra2 chromosome 11, mSorAra2.pri, whole genome shotgun sequence, the sequence AAAAGAAGCTTTTGgacttaaaaaaagagagagtcttGCTAGCCTAAATCTGGCCCTTCCTGATAGCCAGGAAAGAGGCTCAGTGACAACTTGGTGTACTTATTGTCTCTAAATTCTCTATTTCCCAAAGAATTCAAGCCTAAGAGGACTTGCagcattttgtcttttattagGCAGCCCAAAACtagaccaagaaaaaaaaaattctccagacCTCCTTCCTTGAAGTtagaaattgcattttaaaaataattttctcctgCTTTAATATTGGCTAAAAAGGTTAAATGgatttttctctctgtgtttgcAGTCACAGAAGCACTTATCTCTCACCCCAAGTGGATGTCCTATGTAATTGGATGTGAAGCAATTCCAAAGTTGCATCAAAAATCTTTTCAGAGCGTTACTATGACAATCAGACTTCTTTCTGAAAAACCACTTCAGTGCAAACTCTCCATCATCCCGCTGTCCATTCAGTGAAACTTAATCTTATGAAGTAAGTTTGGCTTTTTAGAAAGTTTAAGGGCAGGAGGGGAAATCATTTTGCATTCACATTACCTGATTCtcccacaggcttctccaagCTGCAGCAGACAGTTCCCTCATCTTTATCACCCTCTCAGAATGttgattgtttaaaaaaaaaaaatccaaccctgcCTTACTAAGACTATGCAAATTAATGCAGGGACCTGGAAAAAAAAGCCAGCTATTATTTggagaaataagaattttaatataTAGTCACTAAAAGCCCTCTCTGTTTATCACCACCTTTTCTAAATGGACTCCAGCAAAGGCAAGACTTTGAGCAGAGATTTTTAAGGAACACTGGAGGATTGAATAATCCTTATCAGAATCCCTAATGTTTGGGTAAGTTTGAAAAGCCTATTTTAAATTAccatttgatttggttttggtctCAAATGGATCTCTGGTGCCGACATTGGAGTTGGAATTTGTGGCCTCAATGCTGTTAGGGTTCggagtcgaccacccctcaaggacagagaacagagccgttaatgcaaatcacatagtgaAATTTATTGcaccagctagctggggtccaagtatccgCCTGGCGCAGCGGGCTTCAACAAGGACCCTGAacactaggttcagcaagttcttagactttcattttggcaagtaagcattactcagcaaatttctattacctatagagtacatatattttgttggtgttgttttgGCCCGCAATATCCAGCCCACTTCCTGACACTTACATTCCGAGACCTAATCTCATTCCagggatgtaatctttgacaaaggcatctgctttttctgcttttcttgttcccgGAAGAGGCCTAAGTTACTCAGAGGTCCcaaagcctgtcatggcagttctctggctaagtgggtcctaacattGCTTGTCACTAAGGCTCTTTTAAGCTCAAAGCTAAAGTTTTAAGTTCAGAAGCAAATTTTTCAGCCTGAGGGCCTGAAGCTAAAGATTTAGCTGATACCCAGGACAGGATTATTGTATTCTTTTCCAGCCAAACAGCTGTGGGATAAAATTTGGGCAGAGGTGAAATTTGCAGCTCCCTCTACCCCCAATCCTTCagtcaacaatgaaaaaaaatgcaaacctgCAAACTACGAGTCACTGCCATCCACATCTTCCAGTGCCTCACTGAGACCAGGGTAGAGGACCAGGCAACGCTGACCCCTGGAGCAGTCAGACTTCTAACATCACACCCCTTGATGAATCCTCGAGTCTGCtcaaggcttgttcctggctctgcactcaggaattaattctggccgTGTTCAGAAGACcacctggggattgaacctggtgagccacatgcaaggcaaacaccctacccaccgtactctcGATCCAGCCCCGAATCCTTGAATCTTCATGTGCATTTTCTCCCATCTAAAATGTTTCCTGCTTTCGTTGATTTACGtcacttaccttgtacatggtcCACCCctattcaatgcccagcactgcatatgatgttctgagcacctccaggactgacccctgagcacagagctactaGCTAGCCCTGCGTACCTCCGGGTGTGACCGCCCCCGTCCAACCCCAGCCCAAGAAAACccaccaagacaaaacaaaacataaaaaacagtTGTTTGAATGCACAAATGCAGCCCAACATCCCCAAAGTCTGTGAACCCCAGCaagggagaaaaattaaaataaaaagagaaatatttagcCTCACTGTGTATCATGCCTATGGAATGTGCTGGGCCTTGGTCAGACTTTGTATCGAGCCATAGTGCTTTGAAGGTCCTTTACCTGTGAAGACTAAGAAATTAAGCTGAGCATTCCTGTTGGAAGGTGATTTTATTTGTCTCGAGGGAACTTTTTATGCCAGACAGTCTGAGGGCTCTATGATGGAGTTTGTGGAacagtgtgtgtctctgtgtgcctgtTGGTAAACATGTATATATGGCAGAAATATCACCCACTGTAACGAGGCACCTGCTGTAAGGTATGGGGGCAAGATCTCCAAGAATTCCCCTTCCTGCAAGGTGGGAGGCCATGGCAATGGGCAGAAAGTTTGATCATTTGCTCTCCAGATCATTTGCTGTCCTCATTAACTCGAGACTAATGAGGAAATAAAGGCAATTGCCACACTCCTCATCATACGCCCCCAGTACAGTCCCTTTTCAAATACAGATGATTCCATTCCTAGCTGGTAAGTAGGGAAAACAACCTTGAGCTTTGTTTATGCCACTTTTCTGATCTCCCTTTGGCATTTTTGAGTATGTAACTGAGCCATGGCCTGGCCGTAAGGATACTTGGATTCCTACTCAGGCAAAGTCAGCCTCTTCTCTGAGCCAAGGAAGGTGAGTAGCAGCTGGGAGTGGAAAGGCTATTAAGAGGGAGGGCAAAATGAGCAATTATAAGTGCAAGAGTGGAGCTAGGTGGCTTCCAAGTCAGAatctgactgatccagtgcttggATTCCTTCCTTTTAGTATTAAGGTGGGTGTTCTAAGGACAAGAAGCATCAATAACAATAATGTTTGATGTGTTATAAATTGTCTTGGATTGTAGCAAAactatttggggagggggtgcgtgctggagattgaacccagggtctcacacacatTAGCTATATATTCTGTCACTGAATCACATCATCAGCCATAAAAATtaccattttgaaaaataatctaaatatctATAAATAGAGTAGCTAGATAAATAGTAGTATGTCTATAACACATGGAAGTCCACGTGATTGTTTCAAATAATGAGCTAGATTTCTTGGTACTGGTGAAAGATAACtgctaaaaatctattttaaaaacccAAGTATTAAATCCACACTTAGTAATATTTCAATTCAATAATAATCTCTTAGTACTTATTTAActtttagtttattattaatgATTTTCTATTAATCATGTtgttataaaaatggaataaGATCATTCAAAGGCTTAAGCCAAGTCTAATGTCCTAAAATTTGGAAAGACAAAATTGTCCTTGGAGCCGAGCATTGACACATGAACCTGCTTGTAGCTGGGCCTGTTTTTCAAACCTTGGTGACAGCAATAAGTGCTTCAGTCTTCCCCACCCCCGTCTCTTGTCTCTTGCTTTCTCCAGCTCTAAACAGGGCTGTAACCCTGGACCCTTGTGAAATGCATAAAtcctgaggggaggggaggggacaaagGCTCCTGAGGTAACATGGGCcatgctcaggaaccattccctCCTCTTTCCTGTCAGAAATGGTTGATTCTGGCTTGCTGTCTGATTGAAGAACCAACTTGGAGCTTTGTTGTTTTAATTCATCTTGATAAGAAAAGGTTTTGGCAAGTTTGAAACTATGACAGGcctaaataaacaaatttcagGACTTAGTCCACTAGGTAAACTTTTATGGGAAGGGAGTTCCTTAAATAAAACCAAGAACTAGTTAAAATGTTCTGCTCTCagcctaaataaataagaatgattgAAAAGTACAATTTTCTGGTGTACTGATAGGGTACTAAATTTAAGTATATCCCCCCtccccttatttttaatttttttttttgccaaacccagcagtgtttagggcttactcctggctttatgctcaaggaTATCTCCTGGCagtgtggtgctgtggattgaacctgggtcagctgcaagcaaggcaaatgccttaccctctgttcaATCTCTTTGGGTGAAAACCTCCCTTTAGTAATCAAAtccttttctgttttataatGATAAACTGAACCTCATGGGAAAAGGTGGAGTAGAGAGGCCAGGTAGTGATTTTTCTGGCCAGATACATCTTTGAAGATCAGCtcagctctctctttccttttagttcAGCCCATTCTACCAACCCTTCTTCAACTGTCATCCTTTGCAAATTTTTCTTCAAGACTTCCTGGCAACTCCCACACAGAATCAGTAATATGTGCAGGAATAATTAAAGGACTAGAGGAAGGAAAGGACTTAGTGAGCCATCCCACCCACCTTTTCTTGTACTCTGAGATAATTTGAACATCGAAGGGGACCTTTCATCATTTGAGTTTGGGCCCTGGCTGGGTCTAGTTACGAACTGTCCTAAAAACCCTTCTTGAGGCTCAGTTAATTTGATTGCTTCTGTTAGAAGGAATCAAAATTCTTCAACCTAGCATCTCAGACAGATGTGGGAGTCACTTCGGAAAGGGGGAGGGGCTAGTGGTTTCTCTCTTTGTAAGTGTTTATACTTTGGTGAtcaaaattttatattgattttcagAAAGTTATGCAGGTCCCATTTAAAAAGCACCATGGGCAGATGAGTTCAAGGAGacgagtatgtgtgtgtgggggagaggcagaagaAATAACAGCCGTGTTTGTAGAGTGGGTGACATTGAGGAAGTAATATACATAGGAAGGTCCACAGAACAGCCTAATCAACACTCCCATCTATTAATAAACACTCCCtcactttctcttttccctcactGCTTTCACTGGAAGTAAAATAGCTTTGAAGATAATAATCCCAGTCTCCCCTTGAACTAGAAAAAGATCTAAATATGTTTACATAATACCCCAAACAGagatcttttctactccaccacaAAGCAGTCCTTGATTCTTCCAGCCCTGTTTCAGATTCATCCTTGACGCATCAGAATCATCAGGGTGCTTTGGAAAGATTGATATTTAAAATCTACCATAAACTGACTCACAATTTTCTGGGCCTTACAGATCTGCATTTTTGAGAAGCTCCTCTAGGTGTCTTACTCACAGCATTTGAGAACTTTGTCTTTATGGCCTAGTCAAAGCCATACCAGTGCTAGTAATGAGTCCCCTATAATCCTTCTCGGTGCTATTTAGATTCTTTTTGAATAAGAAATGCTTCAGTAAGTGTGCTGTTTTAGAAAATGGATGGTATGCATGTCATGTGCTAATTATGACCAATGACACCATAAAATAAAAGTGCATTACTGAATGCTTTCAATGTCTTATAATGATGGGAAGGTGGCTTGTCATTGAGCCTTTTTAGCCTCAGACATCACTCCAGAGAATTTCAAACAGATATAGACAAGGACCATTCAGACCCGGATGCTTTTCTCTCAGTCTATTTACTCACGGGAATAGGATGTCCCAAAGCAACACTTCCCCTAAGTGAAGTGTTGATAAGTCCGCTTATCAGAAAGATATTACTGGGAGTGTGATTTGCAGGACGTTTACATTTTCTTGATAGGGTTAGTCATATGAAAGCtgacaaagaaggaaaaagagcagTGTTGTGGTGCAATATCAACAGACAGCTGTCCCCTGGCTTCTCGATAACTAGGATGACTTGCATTGCTGAGCGATGTGGTCACTGCCAAAGGAATGGCCTCTCACATTTCTCCCTGATTCACATATTCAGTGGGGTTACTTGGCATCCCCTCCCTTTTCTGCTTCCCAGACACTGAGTCTGGGATGAAAATTCACCTGCCTCTGAGTTGGCcagtggtgggggcagggtgttACTTGGGTTCCCAGGTTGGAAGATTATCTCACCGGTCCCTCGCTATATAAGCTGACcggtggggaggggtgcagagggccGACTCAAGGGACTCAGTCCACAGgaaaaaagacatacagacaAACTTCAGGCTGACATGATGGTTCTCAAAGTAGAAGAGCTGGTATGTGAGACACATTATTTTTACATGATGAAAACTGGTTTcgtcttaatttttatttgaaaaatggaaataccTCTTTCTTTCAGGCATAATGCACAGGTGCTTTGAAAATCTCATATATGAAAAATGGCTGTTTTATGTGATGAAATCAATAACAATGAAAACAATGGAGCTTGTGTTAGTGAATTCTCtacatattttctgtttattatcTTCTCTTTTGGTTTATTACTAAACTGTGAATTCACATGTAATTTAAAAAGTGCCTGAGGAAGATGTTCTATTGCAAAAATAATGTTCGGAAACTTATAACTCAAGGCTAAGGATCATTAAAAGTACTAAAATGGAGtggctatttgtttgttttggggaggatATATCaagttgtgctcagagctgactccaggctctgtgttcagggattgcttctggtgaggggaccatatgtagtagaCAATATGTAGCCAGGGACTatacctgggttggttgcatgctgGACAAGGGCtatacccactgaactatctctccagttcaagaTTTGTAAATAATATGTGGAATATTATTTCCCTAGTAGAAATGTGATTAAGTAAATTAAAAGTAGATTTAAAATATGAATCTTGCCTAAGTCTTGATTTGAACAGGAGGGTAGGTGTCCAGAGGTAATCCTTGGTAATGGTAGCAATGTGTTCAGCCTGAGACtgtgcttcctggagctttgtgACTAGAGAGGGAGAACCAGGTACCACCTGCAGCATAACCTACAGAGAATGACCCACAACAGGTCCTATTCCTTCTGACCTCACCATCTTTCCTCATAGGTTGCAGGGAAGAAGAATGGCAGTGGAGACTTGGGGGAATTTCTTCCTGGGGATTTCAGAGATGGAGAGTATGAAGCTGCAGTAACTTTAGAAAAGCAAGAGGATCTGAAAACACTTCCAGTCCACTCTATGAGCCTAGGGGAGAAACAGTGGAAAACTGAGAAACAACGAGAGGCAGAGGTAAGAAGGCACTGTGGGAGGTTGGACTTGGGCAGAGGACAGAGGTGCCAGGtgagaaggagaaaagaggaaCCAAATAAATACCAGAACTGAAAAGCTGTCTCTTGATCAAGTTTTAAGCCATAGAGAGGTCCCTTCGATGGGACAGTTTGTGGGCATTAGATCTGTGAAAAGACAGTGCCTTTGGGATCATGAAACAGTGATCAGATATCCTATGACTTAGAAATGAACAGCACTAGTTAGCTATAGTCTCGAGATTGTTCTACATATCCTGCTTGGTGGGTCACCTGACAGTGATATCTCAGAgcttaactttttttattgaattattgcgcatgatgaaaaaataattctatagaTACTTGGACTTTACTTATGGCAGTAATTACAAATTCATTGGAATCTAGATTCTATCACTAATTTGTCAAAAGCCAAAGGCAAGTGAAGTGAAAATGAAGGTAATGAGCTGAAAAATTACACCCCCCACAAAATGCTTGAGTACAAAATCGCTATATTAaagtcaaagatttttttttacattttcctcAAATGGTTCACATACGAATTTCAAAACTTGCAGATTTCAGCAAGACATGACCAGAATGTTTGTCAGTAGAACTCATCATATTTTGAAATATGATTTCCTTTTTAGCTCAAGAAGAAAAAACTAGAACAGCGATCAAAGCTTGAAAATTTAGAAGACCTTGAAGTAATCATTCaattgaagaaaaggaaaaaatataagaaaacaaaagttccAATTGTAAAGGAACCTGAACCAGAAGTCATTGTAAGGGCTCTTTGTTTTTGCAGTATTACCCACCCAGTGTTATGCTTCAGaggaataaatatttgtggaataatGACTCAGTGTTGGGAATCTCATGTTAACTCTCACACTATTTGTTGGCTTTAGACAGAACCGGTGGATGTGCCTAGGTTTCTGAAGGCTGCCCTGGAGAATAACCTGCCAGTAGTAGAAAAATTCCTGTCAGACAAGAACAATCCAGATGTCTGTGATGAGGTAAAGCTCATACAAAGCACTGCAAAACCCAACTCATTAATTTTGTGTTTCTTATGCTTTACTGTAGCCATGCTAATATGGTGCCAAAAATCAATCCACCTGAAACAGTTCTCCCAGCTGTTGCCACATATGCCAGCAGCATAATAGCAGAGTGCAGTGGtccaaaaaaaaatgctgtattCATACTGTGGATTGCATCACTCTTGCATTCATAAACTTCTGTCTGATTTTTCAGTTTGTCTTTAACCATTTATATCCTTGTCATAGACTTTTAAGATGGCTGGACCAACAAGTTCCCCTTGTTTGATCAATGGCATCATTTTTTATTGGACCCAAACACATTAAGTCTAGACAGGGAATCTAGAGACAAGAGTTTAGTTTTGTCATGACTTGACTGTTTTCTTTTCAgtattaatttttgaattttggacCTCAGTGTCTTTCTTTGTATATAGAAGgcattgatttttaattatgCCTAAAGTTCTAACTTGCATGGTCTTTAATGCTTTCATAGAAAGCCAATTTACCAGGGGTGAAAATGGAGAATCACTtctgaagcaaaataaaaaaatgcatctcccttgattttaaaaatgaatagaataCTTTTTGATACTCAACTTAGCAATAATCACAGAGGGGAGAAGCTGTTCAATTTGTATGGTGAATGCCACACAATGAATGTGCAAAATTCAAGAAAGGGAAATGACAGAGTTTAGTTAGTTTCACAGGTCTGAAGTCATCCAACTTTACATAGACCTTTAAGCACTTAGAGATGTGTATAACAGAAATCTCAAATCTTAGGAGCAGGGTACCTGTTCCAGTTCTGCAATTTTCGAAAATTTGATAGTTCTAACTTATAAGCAGCACTACTAGTTAGAATCATCAAGGTCCCCAGAATATACCTCTTGGAAAGGATTTGTCCACATTTTTATGTGCATTGCtctaatcttttaaaaacatctttattCTGGCAGTATAAACGGACAGCTCTTCATAGAGCATGCTTGGAAGGCCATTTGACAATTGTGGAGAAGTTaatggaagctggagcccagaTTGAATTCCGTGATATGGtaaatatgtttctttgcttggAAATGGGCCAAGATAAACAGGCTATATGAAACTTGAGAAAAATTCCTACAATGAAAAACTGGGATGACTGGGTTGAAAATTGATCTGAGTGAACTAGGCAAAAAGCTCATTactctataaaaagaaaagttggaaGATGGCACTGGGTCGTGTGAAAGTATTTTCCATACATGTGGAAATGGAGAGGAGTGTTCCAGGAGAATGAAGGAAGTGAAAATTGTTAAAAGGAATTCATGCCTTATTGAAGAGTTGGGTCATTATCAAAAAAGTAGCATTACTACTGATAAGTAACACAGTTGACACTTGCCTTTCAACATCCCTGCCCTTCTGTTCTATATAACAGTCAGCGTGTGGTCCCTTGGCAGCCAGCAGTGTATTGGAATTCTCTAGCTACACACTTTAGATGATAGATGTCGATTGCCATCGGGGAGATTTGGGGCTTGACTGCATACTAAACGAATTGCATCTATGGAAAGTACTTGCTCTTCAGACCTTAATAATTCAGCCACTGTAATTTCTACAAAGGCCGGTATGCAGCATATTTTATAAACTGAAAGTTGAGCTcagaaaatgctttatttattcaaatgtaaTTCAATTCAACTTTACAGAAAAGTGGAAAAAGAGTTATCAAAAAGTCCAAAGGCGTTGGCCAAAATTGAATTCAAAGGATAAAAACTTCATGAAGGACTTAAGAAAGTTTGCATGGAAAGATATTTAAACTCATGTGTGGGATTTGGAGGGCCAGGGATGTATTGAATAGAATAATGAAGAGAGACTCTCCTGGGTGGAGATACAACATGTAGTGAGCACAAGTGATGGAGGGACGGAGGCATGCAGGCAAAAATGACAATGGAGAAACAGCAGGAGATGGGAGAGGAGAGTAGGGGCCCAGAAAAAGGTGTTAGATGCAGGTGAAACTCTTCTGGAAGGatctacatttttatttgtttcattgagccacaccaggcagtgctcagggctcactgctgaggttaaggatcactcctggggagctcAGGAGACAAGTCTGCcaaattcaaggcaaacaccctaaccattgtattatctctccggcctcacAGGAAGGGACTACTTTCACCCTGCcagattttaaaat encodes:
- the ANKRD1 gene encoding ankyrin repeat domain-containing protein 1 isoform X1 is translated as MMVLKVEELVAGKKNGSGDLGEFLPGDFRDGEYEAAVTLEKQEDLKTLPVHSMSLGEKQWKTEKQREAELKKKKLEQRSKLENLEDLEVIIQLKKRKKYKKTKVPIVKEPEPEVITEPVDVPRFLKAALENNLPVVEKFLSDKNNPDVCDEYKRTALHRACLEGHLTIVEKLMEAGAQIEFRDMLESTALHWASRGGNLEVLKLLLNKGAKISARDKLLSTALHVAVRTGHYECAEHLIACEADLNPKDREGDTPLHDAVRLNRYKMIRLLIMYGADLKAKNCAGKTPMDLVLHWQNGTKAIFDSLREDSYKTSRIASF